A single region of the Montipora capricornis isolate CH-2021 chromosome 13, ASM3666992v2, whole genome shotgun sequence genome encodes:
- the LOC138030692 gene encoding uncharacterized protein: MHLEEKLEKLQNEMKVLSIKHEGLQNQIERLKFGFHRFIGSHDDMKYYTGMSPHHFLALSAFLNAGDISSRLRYWGSNNSSIQFPELEKKGQKRSLEPKDELFLTLARLRVNIPEKVLADNYKISVAEVSRVFVTWVDVIYSRLVQLPTRTSKNTIQTTMPKCFREKYPLTRVIIDCTEIFIEKLSCFRAQSGTYSSYKSHNTAKGLIGIAPHGAVTFVSELYGGHCSDKAIVEDCGILQLLEEGDSVMADRGFEIQDLLAKKKVYLNIPPFMRCKEQLSPEEEDETRDVASVRIHVERAIERVKNYNILSQIIPNSMAEDLNKIWKVCALLTNLKGCLVT, encoded by the coding sequence ATGCATTTGGAGGAGAAACTTGAAAAGttacaaaatgaaatgaaagtgttATCTATCAAACATGAAGGTTTGCAGAATCAAATAGAAAGGTTGAAATTTGGATTCCATCGATTTATTGGTTCGCATGATGATATGAAATATTATACAGGAATGAGTCCTCACCACTTTCTCGCTCTTTCTGCATTTCTGAATGCTGGAGACATTAGTTCACGCTTAAGGTATTGGGGCTCAAACAACTCAAGCATACAATTTCCTGAATTGGAGAAAAAAGGCCAGAAACGCTCATTAGAACCAAAAGATGAACTGTTTTTAACTCTAGCTCGCCTTAGGGTGAATATTCCAGAAAAAGTTCTGGCTGATAATTACAAGATTAGTGTGGCAGAGGTATCCAGAGTATTTGTCACCTGGGTGGACGTTATTTACTCCAGATTAGTACAGCTACCGACACGGACTTCAAAGAACACCATCCAAACGACAATGCCAAAATGTTTCCGTGAAAAATACCCATTAACTAGAGTAATCATTGACTGTACTGagatttttattgaaaaactatCGTGTTTCAGAGCTCAGTCAGGAACATATTCTTCTTACAAAAGTCATAATACTGCAAAAGGTCTAATAGGCATCGCTCCACACGGAGCTGTTACCTTTGTTTCCGAACTGTATGGGGGACACTGTAGCGACAAGGCAATTGTGGAGGACTGTGGTATACTACAACTTTTGGAGGAAGGTGACTCAGTTATGGCAGATAGAGGTTTTGAGATTCAGGACTTGCTTGCAAAAAAGAAAGTGTACTTGAATATCCCACCATTTATGAGGTGCAAAGAGCAATTGAGCCCAGAGGAAGAGGATGAAACCCGTGATGTAGCTTCAGTAAGAATCCACGTGGAAAGGGCAATTGAGCGTGTaaaaaattacaacattttGTCACAGATCATTCCTAACTCTATGGCAGAGGACTTAAACAAAATTTGGAAAGTATGTGCTTTATTAACAAACTTGAAAGGATGTCTTGTTACATAA